The Hydrogenispora ethanolica genome includes a region encoding these proteins:
- a CDS encoding VOC family protein: MIGGYRHTGVVVRDLARAVAFYQEVLNYTIWKRAEERGTYIERVVGIPGVILEWVKLKAPDGSVLELLQYVSHPDSGGNPGLQPANRLGCSHIALTVEDITGLYQLLCQKGVPCKSPPQIAPDGKAKVLYCHDPDGNIIELVEDC, translated from the coding sequence ATGATCGGAGGATACCGCCATACTGGCGTGGTGGTGCGAGACCTCGCGCGCGCGGTGGCTTTTTATCAGGAAGTTTTGAATTATACCATTTGGAAACGAGCCGAGGAGCGAGGGACTTATATCGAAAGGGTCGTCGGAATCCCCGGAGTGATTCTGGAGTGGGTCAAATTAAAAGCCCCGGATGGTTCGGTGCTGGAACTTTTGCAGTATGTTTCGCACCCTGATTCCGGAGGGAACCCGGGGCTGCAACCGGCCAACCGGCTCGGTTGCTCTCATATTGCCCTGACAGTCGAGGATATCACCGGATTATATCAGCTCCTCTGCCAAAAGGGCGTTCCTTGTAAAAGTCCACCCCAAATAGCACCGGATGGCAAAGCGAAAGTATTATACTGCCATGACCCGGATGGGAATATCATTGAATTGGTGGAGGACTGCTGA
- a CDS encoding aspartate aminotransferase family protein yields MSGFKFSLIPKDVPRIETEFRRIVTPIPVPESLDLLYALEKYESVSMHGQLPVVWERAQDFLVSDAWGNQWIDFTSTIFVTNAGHGNPRILQSLRDVLAKPLLHTYTYASKERAEYLQYLIENTPAPFEKAFLVSAGTEATEAGLKLMRMAGWKKGKKRPGVICFEGNWHGRTMGAQMMGGNTAQQEWIGYLDPNIYHLPFPYPWREDAVRNPREYFRRSMEELLRDQKLDADADLCGFMIETFQGWGAIFYPAEYIQELVDFARQHHLLVAFDEMQSGFGRTGKLFGYMHYGVEPDLLCCGKGAGSSLPLALVLGRAKIMDLPEIGSMSSTHSANPMVCAAGKANLQALLEDGIIERSIPRGELFQQRLRAIQAKYPDQIRYVLGKGMVAALLFYDADGNPLSELCSRIAEIAMGKGLLVVCTGRESIKLGPPLTICDEALMEGLEVLDEAIKEALEGQP; encoded by the coding sequence ATGTCCGGGTTTAAATTTAGCTTGATACCGAAAGATGTGCCGAGGATTGAGACAGAATTCCGGCGGATCGTGACTCCCATTCCCGTGCCGGAAAGCCTCGACCTATTGTACGCTTTGGAGAAGTATGAATCGGTTTCCATGCACGGCCAGCTGCCGGTAGTTTGGGAGCGGGCGCAAGATTTTCTGGTGTCCGATGCCTGGGGCAATCAATGGATCGACTTTACCAGCACGATCTTTGTAACTAACGCTGGCCACGGCAACCCGCGGATTCTCCAATCATTGCGAGATGTTTTGGCTAAACCCCTTTTGCATACCTACACATACGCCAGTAAAGAACGGGCCGAGTACTTACAATACCTGATTGAAAATACTCCCGCCCCATTTGAGAAAGCTTTTCTCGTATCAGCCGGGACGGAAGCTACCGAAGCCGGCTTGAAACTGATGCGGATGGCTGGATGGAAAAAAGGGAAGAAACGACCCGGCGTGATCTGTTTTGAGGGAAACTGGCATGGTCGTACCATGGGAGCCCAGATGATGGGAGGAAATACTGCCCAGCAAGAATGGATCGGCTACCTCGACCCCAACATTTATCATCTGCCATTCCCCTATCCGTGGCGGGAAGATGCCGTTCGGAATCCCCGAGAATACTTCCGGCGCAGTATGGAGGAATTGCTTCGGGATCAAAAACTGGATGCCGATGCCGATTTATGCGGTTTCATGATCGAAACGTTTCAAGGTTGGGGAGCGATTTTTTATCCTGCCGAATATATCCAGGAACTTGTCGACTTCGCCCGGCAACACCATCTTTTGGTAGCTTTCGATGAAATGCAGTCGGGCTTCGGCCGGACCGGAAAACTCTTCGGTTACATGCACTATGGCGTTGAGCCCGACCTGCTCTGCTGCGGCAAGGGTGCCGGATCGAGCCTGCCGCTGGCGTTGGTGTTGGGAAGGGCGAAGATCATGGATTTACCGGAGATTGGCTCCATGAGTTCAACTCACTCCGCCAACCCGATGGTTTGCGCTGCTGGTAAAGCCAATCTGCAGGCGTTGTTGGAAGATGGGATCATTGAGCGGTCGATACCGCGCGGCGAATTATTCCAGCAGCGGCTGAGGGCAATCCAAGCGAAGTACCCGGATCAGATCCGGTATGTATTGGGTAAAGGAATGGTGGCAGCCCTGCTGTTTTATGATGCCGATGGCAATCCATTGTCCGAACTTTGTTCCCGGATCGCAGAGATCGCCATGGGCAAAGGATTATTGGTAGTCTGCACCGGAAGGGAGTCTATCAAGCTGGGGCCACCATTAACCATTTGCGATGAAGCGCTAATGGAAGGGTTGGAAGTCCTGGATGAAGCGATTAAAGAAGCTTTGGAAGGGCAACCATGA
- a CDS encoding cytidylyltransferase domain-containing protein, whose translation MNILAIIPARGGSKGVPGKNIRLLGGYPLIAFSIAAAKLANDITRVVVSTDSAEIAAIAQSYGAETPFLRPAELARDQSADLEFMRHALEWFQKHEAKIPDYLVHLRPTTPLREPQVIEAAINRLLNHPEASSLRSAHLAPESPWKWFRLDELGYFRSFGGNIDNEVLNNPRQAFSDAYIPDGYVDVVIPALILSSGRLHGEKMLAFVSPNCTEVDTVSDFELLQYQLEKNGSVLWDYLKENYPKRGFV comes from the coding sequence ATGAATATTCTGGCGATTATTCCGGCGCGGGGCGGCTCCAAAGGAGTACCAGGGAAGAACATTCGGTTGTTGGGGGGCTATCCGCTGATCGCATTCTCCATTGCCGCTGCGAAATTAGCGAATGATATCACGCGGGTTGTCGTTTCCACTGATTCGGCGGAGATTGCCGCAATCGCCCAATCCTATGGGGCGGAAACGCCATTTCTGCGTCCCGCGGAGTTAGCCCGAGACCAGTCCGCCGATTTAGAATTTATGAGGCACGCGCTCGAATGGTTTCAAAAACATGAAGCTAAAATCCCCGATTATTTGGTACACTTGCGCCCGACCACTCCGTTGCGGGAGCCGCAAGTGATTGAAGCAGCCATTAACCGATTGCTTAATCATCCGGAAGCCAGTTCCCTACGGTCCGCGCATTTAGCTCCGGAATCTCCCTGGAAATGGTTCCGTCTGGACGAACTAGGCTATTTTCGCAGTTTTGGCGGGAATATCGACAATGAAGTTCTGAATAACCCCAGGCAAGCCTTTTCCGATGCATACATCCCCGATGGATATGTGGATGTGGTAATTCCGGCTTTAATCCTCAGTTCCGGGCGGCTCCATGGAGAAAAAATGCTGGCCTTCGTATCGCCGAACTGCACGGAAGTCGATACTGTGAGCGATTTTGAATTATTACAATATCAACTTGAAAAAAACGGCAGCGTATTATGGGACTACTTGAAAGAAAATTATCCGAAAAGAGGCTTCGTTTAA
- a CDS encoding sugar phosphate isomerase/epimerase family protein, producing the protein MNKLGVMQGRLLPKYHGRYQAHPVGYWQDEFEIAHTLGLELIEFIFDHEQAESNPLLHETGLTAIQTVSEQTKVEVKTICADYFMEAPIHHSVQELAIQSSQMLQKLLRNAKKIGVTDIVIPCVDQSSLKNEADVLSFLRNIRPAKDVAENLGINLALETDLPPRAFREFLATLDSKIFTVNYDTGNSAALGYDPLEELAAYGDRISDIHLKDRPKGGSSVPLGTGDADFQAFFAALAQVGYDGPLIMQAYRDDEGIQVFRRQLAWLRPRLTEWEEQKKSIPEHKEDVQ; encoded by the coding sequence ATGAATAAGCTCGGTGTGATGCAAGGAAGGTTACTCCCCAAATATCATGGACGATATCAAGCTCATCCGGTCGGTTATTGGCAGGATGAGTTCGAAATTGCCCACACACTGGGCCTCGAGCTTATCGAATTCATCTTTGATCATGAGCAAGCCGAATCCAATCCTTTGCTTCACGAAACCGGGCTCACAGCAATTCAAACGGTTTCCGAACAGACAAAAGTAGAAGTCAAAACTATCTGTGCCGATTATTTCATGGAAGCACCCATCCATCATTCTGTTCAGGAGTTGGCGATTCAAAGCAGTCAGATGCTGCAGAAACTTTTGCGGAATGCTAAAAAGATCGGGGTTACGGATATCGTCATTCCCTGTGTAGACCAGTCTTCACTGAAAAACGAAGCCGACGTGCTGAGTTTTCTCAGAAATATCCGCCCTGCTAAAGATGTGGCGGAAAACTTAGGAATCAACTTGGCGTTGGAGACTGATCTTCCCCCAAGAGCCTTTCGAGAGTTTTTAGCGACCTTGGACTCGAAAATCTTTACCGTTAACTATGATACGGGTAACAGCGCTGCCTTGGGATATGATCCTTTAGAAGAATTGGCCGCCTATGGCGATCGGATTTCGGATATTCACTTGAAGGATCGTCCAAAAGGGGGAAGCTCGGTTCCGCTAGGAACGGGAGATGCGGATTTTCAAGCGTTCTTTGCTGCGCTGGCACAAGTTGGATATGATGGTCCTCTGATTATGCAGGCCTATCGTGATGATGAGGGTATCCAAGTCTTTCGTCGACAATTGGCATGGCTTCGGCCGAGATTGACCGAGTGGGAAGAGCAGAAAAAAAGCATTCCTGAACATAAGGAAGATGTCCAATGA
- a CDS encoding class I SAM-dependent methyltransferase, giving the protein MKPCYLCGEQSFFKRPGSVRDNPDLQVMECRTCGLVFLSSFDHIGEGFYENSQMHAADSTVEDWLRETAADDQRRFDVLQSLMTKKSVLDVGCGNGGFLSRAGRVAATVIGVEPEKRLKPYFDQAQLRVFPHIREANQCFDVITLFHVLEHLPDPISTLKELAMKLNPGGYIIIEVPNANDALLTFYRNEAFSEFTYWSCHLFLFTTHTLELVGKKAGLQVKYIKQTQRYPLSNHLYWLAENKPGGHIQWSFLDSPELHAAYEKQLGLIGCSDTLFACFGVNQDE; this is encoded by the coding sequence ATGAAGCCGTGCTATCTATGCGGGGAACAGTCTTTTTTTAAAAGACCGGGCAGTGTGAGGGATAATCCAGATCTTCAAGTCATGGAATGCCGTACTTGCGGCCTGGTCTTTCTTTCTTCCTTCGATCATATCGGCGAAGGATTTTATGAGAATTCACAAATGCATGCTGCTGATTCCACTGTAGAGGATTGGCTTCGGGAAACGGCCGCTGACGATCAACGTCGTTTTGACGTACTTCAATCGCTGATGACGAAGAAGTCGGTTTTAGATGTTGGCTGCGGTAACGGCGGATTTCTTTCTCGCGCCGGCCGGGTGGCTGCAACAGTCATAGGAGTGGAACCGGAAAAGAGATTAAAACCCTATTTCGACCAAGCACAACTGCGAGTTTTTCCCCATATTCGGGAAGCCAATCAATGCTTTGACGTGATTACGCTCTTTCACGTCCTCGAACACTTGCCCGATCCCATAAGTACCTTGAAAGAATTAGCAATGAAGCTGAATCCAGGCGGTTATATCATTATTGAAGTTCCAAATGCCAATGATGCGTTGTTAACGTTTTACCGGAATGAAGCTTTTTCAGAGTTTACTTATTGGAGCTGCCACTTGTTTTTGTTTACCACTCATACCCTGGAACTTGTGGGAAAAAAGGCTGGTCTTCAGGTAAAATACATTAAGCAAACTCAAAGATACCCATTATCGAATCACTTATATTGGTTGGCGGAGAATAAGCCTGGAGGGCATATTCAATGGAGCTTCCTGGACAGTCCGGAATTGCATGCCGCCTATGAGAAACAGCTGGGTTTGATAGGGTGCAGTGATACGTTGTTTGCTTGTTTTGGGGTGAATCAAGATGAATAA
- a CDS encoding N-acetylneuraminate synthase family protein → MAVFIIAEIGINHNGDINIAKKLIEIAKEAGCDAVKFQKRTIEKVYTKEFLDSPRESPWGSTQRAQKEGLEFGLADYQEIDRFCREKGIDWFASAWDLESQEFLSQFNCKYNKIASAMLLYEPLLQAVASEGKHTFISTGMSELTDIERAVHIFKEAGCPFELMHCVSTYPMDDEDANLNRIKMLQDIFKCNVGYSGHEVGLAISYAAVALGITSLERHITLDRAMYGSDQAASLEPAGLRMLVGAVRKIEKAMESCSFSITPKEVSISKKLRAHYLNND, encoded by the coding sequence ATGGCGGTTTTTATAATAGCCGAAATCGGAATCAATCATAACGGAGATATCAATATCGCAAAGAAGCTGATTGAAATTGCGAAAGAAGCCGGTTGTGATGCAGTTAAATTTCAAAAAAGGACTATTGAGAAAGTTTATACCAAGGAATTTCTTGATTCCCCGCGTGAGAGTCCCTGGGGGAGTACTCAGCGCGCCCAAAAAGAGGGTTTGGAGTTCGGATTGGCTGATTATCAGGAGATTGACCGTTTTTGCCGGGAAAAAGGGATTGATTGGTTCGCATCAGCGTGGGACTTGGAAAGTCAGGAATTCTTAAGCCAATTCAATTGCAAATACAATAAGATCGCCTCGGCCATGCTTTTATACGAACCGCTTTTACAGGCGGTCGCTTCCGAGGGTAAACATACTTTCATCTCTACCGGGATGAGCGAACTGACCGACATCGAACGGGCCGTACATATTTTCAAGGAAGCCGGTTGTCCCTTCGAACTCATGCACTGTGTCTCCACCTATCCCATGGATGATGAAGATGCCAATTTAAACCGGATTAAGATGTTACAGGATATCTTCAAATGCAATGTGGGGTATAGCGGACATGAAGTAGGATTGGCGATATCATATGCCGCAGTCGCTTTGGGAATCACCTCCCTGGAACGGCATATTACGTTAGATCGAGCCATGTACGGTTCGGACCAGGCGGCTTCCCTCGAACCCGCAGGATTAAGGATGTTAGTGGGAGCGGTGCGGAAGATCGAAAAAGCGATGGAAAGCTGTTCATTTTCCATTACACCCAAGGAAGTCTCCATCAGTAAAAAATTAAGGGCTCATTACTTAAATAATGATTAA
- a CDS encoding polysaccharide biosynthesis protein, with translation MMLNNSLEQMIRGKNILITGGTGSIGRALVHKILQYHPAVVRIYSRDETKQFELYQSLDNAKNVRFLIGDVRDRQRLGLALEDVHTVYHTAALKHLSACEYNPFEAVKTNVLGTQNLIDQCIDKGVKQVIGISTDKVVNPISILGTTKLLAEKLLIAGNGIKGRHQTIFSCVRFGNVAGARGSVIPLFLEQLRRKKSLTVTDPLASRFIMSSDEAVELILKAAALGIGGAVFILPMPSVRVIDVAEAMLERYETVYGEKITLEITGLRSGEKLHEDLVFAEESTKAFLLNDLIIIPSEFSNSIPGTLLSAQKTAKLVLNSGEQIPLSKPEILKLVQKVDVMNLLKWDDSK, from the coding sequence ATGATGCTAAACAATAGCCTTGAACAAATGATTCGAGGAAAAAATATCTTGATCACTGGAGGAACTGGTTCCATTGGCAGGGCGCTTGTCCATAAAATTTTGCAATACCATCCAGCGGTAGTCCGAATCTATAGTCGCGATGAAACGAAACAATTCGAACTCTATCAAAGCTTGGACAATGCCAAGAATGTCCGTTTTCTGATTGGCGATGTTCGGGATCGGCAACGACTCGGGCTAGCTCTAGAAGATGTCCATACGGTCTATCATACTGCGGCGCTCAAACACTTATCCGCCTGTGAGTATAACCCCTTTGAAGCGGTCAAAACCAATGTGCTGGGAACCCAAAATCTGATCGACCAGTGCATCGATAAAGGCGTAAAGCAAGTTATCGGCATTAGTACTGATAAAGTAGTCAATCCGATCAGCATTTTGGGAACAACAAAATTACTTGCAGAAAAGTTGCTAATTGCCGGTAATGGAATCAAAGGAAGACATCAGACCATTTTTAGCTGTGTACGGTTCGGTAATGTCGCAGGCGCCCGGGGATCCGTTATCCCTTTATTTCTCGAGCAATTGCGCCGCAAAAAGAGCTTGACCGTAACCGACCCCTTGGCATCGCGGTTTATCATGTCATCCGATGAAGCGGTGGAGCTGATTCTCAAAGCGGCTGCCTTGGGAATCGGAGGAGCGGTTTTTATCCTGCCGATGCCATCCGTTCGTGTGATTGATGTGGCTGAAGCAATGTTAGAGCGATACGAGACAGTGTACGGGGAAAAAATTACTCTAGAAATAACCGGATTACGAAGCGGGGAAAAATTACACGAAGATCTGGTTTTTGCGGAAGAGTCCACCAAAGCCTTTCTATTGAATGATTTAATCATTATTCCTTCAGAATTCAGCAATTCAATCCCAGGAACTCTCTTAAGCGCTCAAAAAACGGCGAAATTGGTTTTAAACTCTGGCGAACAGATCCCTCTTTCCAAACCAGAGATTCTTAAACTGGTACAAAAGGTCGATGTCATGAATCTTCTTAAATGGGACGATTCGAAATAG
- the neuB gene encoding N-acetylneuraminate synthase: protein MPIFEQIFVQEIRPHVKIIAEAGVNHNGDLDLAVALLEEAARAGADAVKFQAFIPEEMILQGTGKARYQRGVGDDEDQYQMLKRLQMSQKNLKLLLQKANELGIFFLASVFDEQSADELQAIAAQAFKIPSGEITNLPLIRKVAAYGKPLIISTGMALLGEIEEAVHAVFQTGNRQLMLLHCVSSYPAPYDSLNLSVIKSLQAAFQVPVGYSDHAEGIEAAVVAVALGAKLLEKHFTLDKNLPGPDHQASLNPGEFRQYVTSIRKVETALGNGCKNIVEAEKEVRILTRKSIVATTQIERHMVITRDMIALKRPGTGVPPKYLDYFIGARASHRILENTQLLWSDLEWNCE from the coding sequence TTGAACAAATTTTTGTACAGGAGATTCGGCCTCATGTAAAGATTATTGCAGAGGCAGGGGTAAATCATAATGGCGACCTCGATTTGGCTGTCGCTTTACTGGAAGAAGCGGCGCGGGCCGGTGCCGATGCTGTTAAATTCCAGGCCTTCATTCCGGAAGAGATGATCTTGCAAGGAACCGGAAAAGCGCGCTATCAGCGTGGGGTAGGCGATGACGAAGACCAATATCAAATGCTGAAACGGCTACAAATGTCCCAAAAGAATTTAAAGCTGTTACTCCAAAAGGCGAACGAGTTAGGTATCTTTTTTTTAGCATCGGTATTTGACGAGCAAAGCGCCGATGAACTTCAAGCAATTGCGGCCCAGGCATTCAAGATTCCGTCGGGGGAAATTACCAATTTACCCTTGATACGAAAAGTAGCCGCCTATGGAAAGCCTCTGATTATTTCGACGGGTATGGCGTTGCTTGGGGAAATTGAAGAGGCAGTCCATGCGGTTTTTCAGACCGGTAATCGACAATTGATGCTACTCCACTGTGTCTCCAGTTACCCTGCTCCGTATGACAGTCTCAATCTATCGGTCATCAAATCCTTACAAGCTGCCTTTCAAGTACCGGTCGGTTATTCCGATCACGCCGAAGGCATTGAAGCGGCGGTTGTCGCGGTCGCCTTGGGAGCAAAGTTATTAGAGAAGCACTTCACGCTGGATAAGAATCTCCCAGGTCCGGATCATCAAGCGTCTCTCAATCCGGGAGAATTTCGTCAATATGTGACATCCATCCGGAAAGTGGAGACGGCTCTGGGTAACGGTTGCAAGAACATCGTGGAGGCTGAAAAAGAAGTAAGGATCTTAACCCGGAAGAGTATTGTTGCAACCACCCAAATCGAACGCCACATGGTGATAACCCGGGATATGATAGCACTGAAACGACCCGGGACCGGAGTACCCCCGAAGTATCTCGATTATTTTATCGGAGCACGGGCCAGTCACAGGATTCTCGAAAATACGCAACTTTTATGGAGCGATTTGGAATGGAATTGCGAATAG